The Desulfonatronum lacustre DSM 10312 region GCTCAAACCCTTTTTTGCCCAAGGCGGAAAAGCCCAGCAGCGAGGTCAACGGGGTGCGCAATTCATGGCAGACCGCGGCCCAGAAGGCCTCTGAAGCCTCGGGATCACCAGAATGTCCGCTGGAGACGTCGTCCCGGACAAGGTTTTGAGAACCGGGCGAATCGGCTGAGCAGGAACAGGGCTTCATCCCGTTCATTCTCCCCTTTGCCCGTGCCCGCCGACCGAGGAACCAAGGGCGTCCGCCTCCTGTTCTTCGGGCAGGATCATGATCAGCACGTCGTTGATTCTGGAGATGGCCCCAATCACTTCGGGGGGCTGGGCCCCTCGTCCGGGCAGGTATACCGTGCCCGCGAACTTGTCCGAAAAACGATCGGCCAACTCCTCGGGCCGGACATAGCGCAACTTTCCGGCGGCAATCATCAGCATGTTGCCTTCCGGTTTGGCATTGGGAACCAAAATGCACTTGCGCCCCTTGATCCGCCCGCCGCGGATCAGTCCCCGGACGGTTTGCACCAGCATGCTCTCGTCCACGGGCTTGGCCAAGGCCGCGTCCTCCCCACTGGAGCGTCGATGCGGATAGGCGGAAAGGATAACCACCGGAATGTCCTTGGTGACCGGGTTCTCCCGCAGTCGCCGGATGACCTCGCCGCCATCCATTCCGGGCATCATCAGGTCCATGATTATGCACTGGGGCAGGACTTCCTCGGCCACCCGCAAGGCCGTCACCCCGTCGGGCACGGTGACCACCCGGAAGCCCTCGTCCACGAAGAGCTGATCCAGATACTCCCGGATGGCCGGGCTGTCGTCCACGGCCATTACCAACGGAGCCTCTTGGGCCGTGGTTACTGGAGACGCCTGAACGATCGGCTCGGGGAACCGCTCGCGGGATTTCGGGCCGGCCGCCGGAAGGCGAAATTTAAAGCAACTGCCCCGGCCCACCTCGGACTCCACCCAGATCCGTCCTCGGTAGTGTTCCACGATTTCCTTACAAATGGCCAACCCCAGACCGGTCCCCTTGACCTCCTGCCCCTGGCCGCGCTGCTCCATTTGGTGGAACTTGTCAAAGACCTTGCTCAGCTCGGACTCGGGGATGCCCATCCCGGTATCGGCCACTCGAATTTCCACGAACTGGTTGTCCACGTTCAGGGCTTCCACGGTCACCCTGCCCCGGTCCGTAAACTTGGCCGCGTTGCTCAGCAGATTGATCATCACCTGGAGCATCCTGTCCACGTCCACAAAGACCATGGGCAGATCGTCCTCCACCAGAATGCGCAGTTCCAGGTTCTCCTTGGCCTCGAACTGGCCCTGCAGGGAATGGCCGGCATGGAACACGAAATCGGCGACATGGACCAGCTTGTCCTGCCAGTCCACCCGACCGGCCTCGATCTTGGTCAGATCCAGAAAATCGTTGATCAACCGAGCCATCCGTTCGCCCTCGTGGACGAGGATGTCGAGATTGCCGAGAATCTTGGCGGCCTGGGCGCGCAGTTTGTCGTCTTCCTGAACCAGTGGTCCGAAATGGCGGGAAAACGTCTTGCCCGTGATCTTCGCGAACCCCAGCAGGGAGGTCAGAGGAGTACGCAACTCGTGGGACACCGAGGATAAAAACGCGGACTTGATCTCATCCAGG contains the following coding sequences:
- a CDS encoding hybrid sensor histidine kinase/response regulator, whose amino-acid sequence is MPEHPPERIMPTHVYSIESDQPLRAAVTLMREKNISCLPVLRGGVAVGILTERDLVRIVLNTGLDLEGYLVRDVMSSRVVVASEHDDLYEIYSRMCGNRIRHLVLTDDREAVAGVKTFTDLMSGLGREYLAEIKTVGDVMTRDAVTASREDTVRSVLNLMLEHGISCVPVVEHGRAVGILTERDLSRLTTSDASALLSPVSDVMSKPVHAVSGEMYAFEAVAAMNDFGVRHLVVNDADGLLIGLITQSDMVATLIKRHANLEFMVRKRTRQLTRKSEELEFSNQQLRHLDEIKSAFLSSVSHELRTPLTSLLGFAKITGKTFSRHFGPLVQEDDKLRAQAAKILGNLDILVHEGERMARLINDFLDLTKIEAGRVDWQDKLVHVADFVFHAGHSLQGQFEAKENLELRILVEDDLPMVFVDVDRMLQVMINLLSNAAKFTDRGRVTVEALNVDNQFVEIRVADTGMGIPESELSKVFDKFHQMEQRGQGQEVKGTGLGLAICKEIVEHYRGRIWVESEVGRGSCFKFRLPAAGPKSRERFPEPIVQASPVTTAQEAPLVMAVDDSPAIREYLDQLFVDEGFRVVTVPDGVTALRVAEEVLPQCIIMDLMMPGMDGGEVIRRLRENPVTKDIPVVILSAYPHRRSSGEDAALAKPVDESMLVQTVRGLIRGGRIKGRKCILVPNAKPEGNMLMIAAGKLRYVRPEELADRFSDKFAGTVYLPGRGAQPPEVIGAISRINDVLIMILPEEQEADALGSSVGGHGQRGE